One window of the Actinomyces wuliandei genome contains the following:
- a CDS encoding preprotein translocase subunit YajC produces MELIFMLVVMMGVFWLFSVLGRRQQQRMADEQARRTEEALVPGTWVRTTAGFYGRVVEADGDVVTLATPLGDETLWAKRSIVGAEEPPFASVDEDDEPEGEQLDQDGGEAGGTVPGRDAEAGAEDAEVHEEADDSGEEADTAGGQREPRS; encoded by the coding sequence GTGGAACTGATCTTCATGCTTGTTGTCATGATGGGGGTCTTCTGGCTGTTCTCTGTGCTTGGCCGCAGGCAGCAGCAGAGAATGGCTGACGAGCAGGCACGGCGCACCGAGGAGGCTCTCGTTCCTGGAACCTGGGTGCGTACGACAGCCGGCTTCTACGGCAGGGTCGTCGAGGCCGACGGGGACGTCGTCACCCTCGCCACACCTCTGGGCGACGAGACGCTGTGGGCCAAGCGCTCCATCGTCGGTGCCGAGGAGCCTCCCTTCGCCTCCGTGGACGAGGACGACGAGCCTGAGGGCGAGCAGCTGGACCAGGACGGAGGCGAGGCCGGTGGCACCGTCCCCGGCAGAGACGCGGAGGCTGGTGCGGAGGACGCGGAGGTCCATGAGGAGGCTGACGACAGTGGTGAGGAGGCCGACACGGCCGGGGGCCAGCGGGAGCCACGGTCCTGA
- the ruvA gene encoding Holliday junction branch migration protein RuvA gives MIASLRGAVLDISLTGAVIETGGVGMSVQATPTTLSSLKVGRETLVHTELVVREDSLTLYAFIDADERDCFRVLMGVRGVGPRLALAMLAVHTPDALRRAVADQDVAALRRVPGLGPKGAQRVIIDVGDRLGPAAGEVSVPGGGLDDQVVAVSGEPSPDVVAALVQLGWNEATAREAVSAVEAETAAAPGQAVDVAALLRASLRWLGGSRRG, from the coding sequence ATGATTGCCTCACTGCGCGGTGCCGTCCTTGACATCTCCCTGACGGGTGCCGTAATCGAGACTGGTGGCGTGGGGATGAGCGTGCAGGCCACGCCCACCACCCTGTCCTCTCTCAAGGTGGGCAGGGAGACCCTGGTGCACACCGAGCTGGTGGTGCGGGAGGACTCCCTGACTCTCTACGCCTTCATCGACGCCGACGAGCGTGACTGCTTCCGTGTGCTCATGGGGGTGCGCGGGGTCGGGCCCAGGCTGGCCCTGGCGATGCTGGCTGTCCACACCCCTGACGCGCTGCGCAGGGCTGTGGCGGACCAGGACGTGGCTGCTCTCAGGAGGGTCCCCGGCCTAGGTCCCAAGGGGGCGCAGCGGGTCATCATCGACGTCGGTGACAGACTGGGTCCTGCCGCCGGGGAGGTCTCCGTGCCTGGTGGCGGCCTGGACGACCAGGTGGTCGCGGTCTCCGGCGAGCCCAGCCCCGACGTGGTGGCCGCCCTGGTCCAGCTGGGCTGGAACGAGGCGACCGCTCGCGAGGCGGTCAGCGCCGTGGAGGCGGAGACCGCCGCAGCCCCCGGGCAGGCCGTTGACGTGGCAGCCCTTCTCCGGGCGAGCCTGAGGTGGCTGGGAGGTTCCCGGCGTGGGTGA
- the ruvB gene encoding Holliday junction branch migration DNA helicase RuvB, producing MGDSGAVGGDQRLVAGAADELERAAEAALRPRRLEDFTGQEVVRGQLSVVLRSALARGVTADHVLLSGPPGLGKTTLAMIIANEVDGALRLTSGPAIQHAGDLAAVLSSLEEGDVLFIDEIHRLARTAEEMLYLAMEDFRVDIVVGKGPGATSIPLSLPPFTVVGATTRAGLLPAPLRDRFGFTGHLDFYGPGDLTRILRRSAGLLGVHLEEEAADELARRSRGTPRVANRLLRRVQDWAEVHGAPGRLDLSAARSALEVFEVDALGLDRLDRQVLHALCTRFGGGPVGLATLAVSVGEEPETVETVAEPYLVREGLMVRTPRGRAATSAAYEHLGLVPPAEGTLFG from the coding sequence GTGGGTGACAGCGGTGCGGTCGGTGGCGACCAGCGGCTGGTGGCGGGGGCGGCTGACGAGCTCGAGCGTGCCGCCGAGGCGGCGCTGAGGCCACGAAGACTGGAGGACTTCACGGGCCAGGAGGTGGTGCGTGGCCAGCTCTCCGTGGTACTGCGCTCTGCGCTGGCCCGCGGTGTCACGGCTGACCACGTGCTGCTGTCCGGCCCCCCTGGCCTGGGGAAGACCACCCTGGCCATGATCATTGCCAACGAGGTCGACGGTGCCCTGCGGCTGACGTCGGGACCTGCGATCCAGCACGCTGGCGACCTGGCGGCGGTCCTGTCCTCCCTGGAGGAGGGCGACGTCCTCTTCATCGACGAGATCCACCGTCTGGCACGGACCGCCGAGGAGATGCTCTACCTGGCTATGGAGGACTTCCGGGTCGATATCGTGGTGGGTAAGGGACCCGGTGCCACCTCCATCCCCCTGTCGCTGCCTCCCTTCACCGTGGTCGGGGCGACCACGCGTGCTGGGCTGCTTCCTGCTCCCCTGCGTGACCGCTTCGGGTTTACCGGCCACCTGGACTTCTACGGGCCCGGCGACCTGACCCGCATCCTGCGGCGCAGTGCCGGCCTGCTAGGTGTTCACCTGGAGGAGGAGGCTGCGGACGAGCTGGCCCGCCGGTCCCGGGGCACACCACGGGTGGCCAACCGCCTCCTGCGACGGGTGCAGGACTGGGCGGAGGTCCACGGTGCTCCCGGTCGGCTGGACCTGTCGGCGGCTCGCAGCGCCCTGGAGGTCTTCGAGGTTGACGCCCTGGGGCTGGACCGCCTGGATCGTCAGGTGCTGCACGCCTTGTGCACCCGCTTTGGCGGCGGTCCCGTCGGGCTGGCTACCCTGGCGGTCAGCGTGGGGGAGGAGCCGGAGACGGTTGAGACCGTCGCGGAGCCCTACCTGGTGCGGGAGGGCCTGATGGTGCGCACCCCTCGTGGCCGTGCGGCGACGTCTGCTGCCTACGAGCACCTGGGGCTGGTGCCCCCTGCCGAGGGGACGCTGTTCGGCTAG
- a CDS encoding phosphatidylinositol mannoside acyltransferase has product MRQVGVRQVGVEDLYRFAWKAVPRLPGRIGYPLFHAGADLAWALHRVRGGSKGVGQLERNLARLLAQPAGSRQVSRLSRQAMRSYMRYFYEAFALPSVSASQLAARVRFEGEFQVLEDLEHGNVVLALPHTGNWDLVAAWACRELAPVLTVAERVEPEDLFEQFTRFREQLGLRIIGQARGERVFDRLLEAAGQDRYVIALLADRDLSSSGIRAELCGHPVYVAAGPAALARRLGLPLYTAVMYYERLSGRRRRQAGSPWGLVLSVRKVEAPVTGTGHDQVAEHTRAWVRAVEPLLVEHLVDWHMLQPVFEEDLDPERLARGRSRAAGHLERRGGPHGQRSGEQAGEDSRGSTCSSAVGEVP; this is encoded by the coding sequence GTGAGGCAGGTCGGGGTGAGACAGGTCGGTGTCGAGGACCTCTACCGGTTCGCCTGGAAGGCTGTGCCCCGCCTGCCGGGCAGGATCGGCTACCCTCTCTTCCATGCCGGTGCTGACCTGGCCTGGGCGCTGCACCGGGTACGTGGCGGGAGCAAGGGCGTGGGCCAGCTGGAGAGGAACCTGGCCCGGCTGCTGGCGCAGCCTGCTGGTTCCCGCCAGGTGTCGCGCCTGTCCCGCCAGGCCATGCGCTCCTACATGCGCTACTTCTACGAGGCCTTTGCCCTGCCGTCGGTGAGTGCCAGCCAACTTGCGGCCCGGGTCCGGTTTGAGGGGGAGTTCCAGGTCCTGGAGGACCTGGAACACGGTAACGTCGTCCTGGCCCTGCCGCACACCGGGAACTGGGACCTGGTCGCGGCCTGGGCCTGCCGTGAGCTCGCCCCGGTGCTGACGGTGGCGGAGAGGGTGGAGCCTGAAGACCTTTTTGAGCAGTTCACGCGTTTCCGCGAGCAGCTGGGGCTGCGCATCATCGGTCAGGCCCGTGGTGAGAGGGTGTTTGACCGGCTCCTGGAGGCCGCCGGGCAGGACCGCTACGTCATCGCCCTCCTGGCTGACCGGGACCTGTCGTCCTCGGGGATCAGGGCTGAGCTGTGCGGGCACCCGGTCTACGTGGCCGCTGGACCGGCGGCCCTGGCGCGTCGGCTGGGTCTGCCGCTGTACACGGCGGTCATGTACTACGAGAGGCTGTCAGGGCGGCGGCGGCGTCAGGCAGGCTCGCCATGGGGGCTGGTCCTCAGTGTGCGCAAGGTCGAGGCCCCCGTCACAGGGACGGGGCACGACCAGGTGGCCGAGCACACGCGGGCCTGGGTGCGTGCCGTCGAGCCCCTGCTGGTGGAGCACCTGGTGGACTGGCACATGCTTCAGCCTGTCTTCGAGGAGGACCTGGACCCCGAGCGTCTGGCACGAGGCCGCTCCCGTGCTGCGGGGCACCTGGAGCGGCGTGGCGGGCCGCACGGGCAGCGCAGTGGCGAGCAGGCCGGTGAGGACAGCAGAGGCAGTACATGCTCTTCTGCCGTAGGTGAGGTGCCATGA
- the secD gene encoding protein translocase subunit SecD: MSRKQRRRPGRRLLMVVLVIVVGFGMLAVGAVRGWTSMTPGLALDLEGGTQIILTPTTTDGSQVTDSDVDQAIDVIRQRVDASGVSEAQISRQGGQNIVVSLPGAPDEQTLELVRTSAVMYFRPVIRAIQYNAHLMAQAQNQQAAASQGSTASAEESAAPEEGGQEPTPEATTVTAEEVATSYADVDGDGTISSDPLPETSQDASSDSWISEQLLYEAYMTDCTQADNLTGETQDPSVAVVSCSRDGSPGAYVLGPAEIAGTELSNAVSGLETTSQGSTTSNWVVSLEFNSEGTQAFSDLSGRLIGYRDTASVSADGSPSTDAEKAQFAIVLDGLTIMASGFNAEVTSAITDGRVQITGDFTQDQAATLANQLSFGSLPLSFTVQSEQQVSATLGTEQLRNGLIAGLIGFILIIVYLAWQYRGLMVVALSSLLVAAAVTYLVIALLSWGMGYRLSLAGVAGLIIAIGVTVDSFIIYFERVRDEARQGRTLATAVDEGWKHARRTVIVSDTVNILAAVVLYFLAVGGVQGFAFTLGVTTVVDLAVIVLFTHPFMEWLLRFRFFSEGHRLSGLDPERLGATSVSAYGRGREALARGVTRSLARRKAEARSTAHRAVADDAGAGTDGEAHDALAGTKDGEAK; the protein is encoded by the coding sequence GTGTCCAGAAAGCAGCGCAGACGTCCGGGGCGTCGTCTTCTCATGGTTGTCCTTGTCATTGTGGTCGGCTTCGGCATGCTGGCGGTGGGGGCGGTGAGAGGGTGGACCTCCATGACCCCGGGCCTGGCCCTCGACCTCGAGGGGGGCACCCAGATCATCCTGACCCCCACGACGACCGACGGCTCACAGGTCACGGACTCCGACGTGGACCAGGCGATCGACGTCATCCGTCAGAGGGTGGACGCCTCCGGGGTCTCAGAGGCTCAGATCTCTCGCCAGGGCGGGCAAAACATCGTGGTCTCCCTGCCTGGTGCGCCTGACGAGCAGACCCTCGAGCTCGTCCGCACCTCTGCGGTCATGTACTTTCGCCCGGTGATCAGGGCCATTCAGTATAATGCCCACCTGATGGCCCAGGCGCAGAACCAGCAGGCCGCTGCCAGCCAGGGCAGCACCGCTAGCGCTGAGGAGAGCGCCGCTCCCGAGGAGGGCGGGCAGGAGCCGACGCCGGAGGCCACCACCGTCACTGCGGAGGAGGTCGCCACGAGCTATGCCGACGTGGACGGAGACGGCACGATCTCCTCGGACCCCCTTCCCGAGACCTCGCAGGACGCCTCCTCCGACTCCTGGATCAGTGAGCAGCTGCTCTACGAGGCGTACATGACGGACTGCACCCAGGCGGACAACCTCACCGGGGAGACGCAGGACCCCTCTGTCGCCGTGGTCTCCTGCTCCAGGGACGGCTCTCCCGGAGCCTATGTCCTGGGGCCGGCAGAGATCGCGGGCACCGAGCTGTCCAACGCCGTCTCCGGCCTGGAGACCACCAGCCAGGGCTCGACCACGAGCAACTGGGTGGTGTCCCTGGAGTTCAACTCCGAAGGGACTCAGGCCTTCTCGGACCTCTCGGGACGGCTCATCGGCTACCGCGACACTGCATCGGTGTCCGCCGACGGCTCACCGAGCACCGACGCGGAAAAGGCACAGTTCGCAATCGTCCTGGACGGCCTGACCATCATGGCCTCGGGATTCAACGCGGAGGTCACCTCCGCGATCACCGACGGCAGGGTCCAGATCACCGGCGACTTCACCCAGGACCAGGCAGCCACGCTGGCCAACCAGCTGTCCTTCGGGTCCCTGCCCCTGAGCTTCACCGTCCAGTCCGAGCAGCAGGTCTCGGCGACCCTGGGGACGGAGCAGCTGCGCAACGGCCTCATCGCAGGACTCATCGGCTTCATCCTCATCATTGTCTACCTGGCCTGGCAGTACCGCGGGCTCATGGTTGTCGCCCTCTCCTCCCTGCTGGTGGCGGCAGCCGTCACCTACCTGGTCATCGCGCTTCTGAGCTGGGGGATGGGCTACCGGCTCTCACTGGCCGGCGTGGCCGGACTGATTATCGCCATCGGCGTCACAGTGGACTCCTTCATCATCTACTTTGAGCGAGTCCGTGACGAGGCACGCCAGGGCCGCACCCTGGCCACGGCCGTTGACGAGGGGTGGAAGCACGCCCGGCGCACAGTTATCGTCTCCGACACCGTCAACATCCTGGCTGCAGTGGTGCTGTACTTCCTGGCCGTGGGCGGGGTCCAGGGATTCGCCTTCACCCTGGGGGTGACCACGGTGGTCGACCTCGCGGTCATCGTCCTGTTCACCCACCCCTTTATGGAGTGGCTCCTGCGATTCCGCTTCTTCAGCGAGGGCCACCGGCTCTCCGGGCTTGACCCCGAGCGCCTGGGGGCGACCTCGGTCTCGGCCTACGGCCGCGGGCGTGAGGCACTCGCCCGGGGCGTCACGAGATCCCTGGCACGTCGCAAGGCCGAGGCCCGCAGCACCGCCCACCGGGCCGTGGCTGACGACGCGGGTGCCGGTACCGATGGCGAGGCCCATGACGCTCTCGCAGGGACAAAGGACGGTGAGGCCAAATGA
- a CDS encoding NUDIX hydrolase, protein MTPGALAADGRRADLVPHDWTDLLDSREWRLGPDGLPCRRAARVLVMAAGEQVLLLRGHDTADPSHRWVFTPGGGLHPGEGPEQAAVRELAEETGLVVGEEHLEGPVARREAVFRFMRVTCRQHELFYLLRLPGPVAVRRDGWTDLERDAVDSVGWWTLAQVSQVQTRGEVVYPVCLVGVLRDLRAGWDGRVVDLTDPADTGSVPGSHPSGDGQEGREGNAGPGG, encoded by the coding sequence GTGACGCCCGGAGCCCTGGCTGCCGACGGTCGCCGCGCGGACCTGGTGCCGCACGACTGGACCGACCTGCTGGACTCCCGGGAGTGGCGGCTGGGCCCCGACGGCCTGCCGTGCCGCCGTGCTGCCAGGGTGCTGGTCATGGCTGCCGGGGAGCAGGTGCTCCTCCTGAGGGGGCACGACACCGCCGACCCCTCCCACCGGTGGGTCTTCACTCCTGGCGGGGGGCTGCACCCCGGAGAGGGCCCCGAGCAGGCTGCGGTGCGTGAGCTAGCCGAGGAGACCGGGCTGGTTGTGGGCGAGGAGCACCTGGAGGGTCCTGTCGCCCGGCGTGAGGCCGTCTTCCGGTTCATGCGGGTCACGTGCCGTCAGCACGAGCTTTTCTACCTTCTCAGGCTCCCTGGCCCGGTGGCGGTTCGCAGGGACGGGTGGACCGATCTGGAGCGTGATGCCGTTGACTCCGTGGGCTGGTGGACCTTGGCTCAGGTGTCCCAGGTGCAGACCAGGGGCGAGGTGGTCTACCCGGTCTGCCTGGTCGGCGTCCTGCGTGACCTGCGTGCCGGCTGGGACGGCAGGGTGGTGGATCTCACCGATCCTGCTGACACTGGTTCTGTCCCCGGTTCTCACCCGAGTGGGGACGGTCAGGAGGGGCGGGAGGGGAATGCAGGCCCAGGAGGGTAG
- the ruvC gene encoding crossover junction endodeoxyribonuclease RuvC, with translation MDPGLTRCGLGCVDIDPRRRVRLVEVGVVRTSPQSSSEQRLLAVAEAIEDWIARLGPSVVSIERVFAQENLRSVIGVAQVIGVAMVAGARAGLEVAQHTPSEAKAAVTGSGRADKVQVQHMVTRILRLGSPPQPADAADALAQAICHGWRGGGGGADDAGEMVSAGGAVRVSARTPAQRQWAAAQAAARRTGAVDPRRVRR, from the coding sequence ATCGATCCCGGGCTGACACGCTGCGGCCTGGGCTGTGTCGACATCGATCCTCGTCGCCGGGTGCGGCTGGTGGAGGTAGGGGTTGTCCGTACCTCGCCGCAGAGCAGCTCGGAGCAGCGTCTGCTGGCTGTCGCCGAGGCCATTGAGGACTGGATCGCCCGCCTGGGGCCCTCGGTCGTCTCCATCGAGCGCGTCTTCGCCCAGGAGAACCTGCGGTCCGTCATCGGGGTGGCTCAGGTCATCGGCGTGGCTATGGTCGCGGGTGCCCGGGCCGGCCTTGAAGTGGCCCAGCACACTCCTAGCGAGGCGAAGGCGGCTGTCACCGGGTCCGGCAGGGCGGACAAGGTCCAGGTCCAGCACATGGTGACGCGTATCCTCAGGCTGGGCTCCCCGCCCCAGCCGGCAGACGCCGCCGACGCCCTGGCCCAGGCGATCTGCCACGGCTGGCGCGGTGGTGGCGGTGGAGCGGACGACGCCGGAGAGATGGTCTCGGCAGGGGGAGCGGTGCGGGTGTCGGCCCGCACCCCGGCGCAGCGCCAGTGGGCTGCGGCGCAGGCGGCTGCCCGACGTACGGGTGCGGTCGATCCTCGCCGGGTGCGGCGGTGA
- a CDS encoding YebC/PmpR family DNA-binding transcriptional regulator, with protein MSGHSKWATTKHKKAVIDAKRGKLFARLIKNIEVAARTGGGDPAGNPTLYDAIQKARKNSVPADNITRAVRRGSGEEAGGADWQTIMYEGYGPAGVAFLVECLTDNRNRAASDVRVAFSRNGGSLADPGSVAYNFARKGVVEVAKADGVDEDSILAAVLDAGAEEVEDAGDSFEIYSEPGDIVAVRTALTQAGMDYDSAEVQFVAGTKVEVDLEAARKVLRLVDALEDSDDVQNVFTSVDISAEVAAELDSGEE; from the coding sequence ATGTCAGGTCACTCCAAGTGGGCCACAACCAAGCACAAGAAGGCAGTGATCGACGCCAAGCGGGGCAAGCTGTTTGCCCGCCTCATCAAGAACATCGAGGTGGCTGCCCGCACGGGGGGCGGAGACCCTGCGGGCAACCCTACCCTGTACGACGCGATCCAGAAGGCCCGGAAGAACTCCGTGCCCGCCGACAACATCACCCGCGCCGTCAGGCGGGGCAGCGGCGAGGAGGCCGGGGGAGCAGACTGGCAGACCATCATGTACGAGGGGTACGGGCCCGCCGGTGTCGCCTTTCTGGTGGAGTGCCTCACTGACAACCGCAACCGTGCCGCCTCCGACGTCCGTGTCGCCTTCTCCCGCAACGGCGGCAGCCTGGCCGACCCAGGGTCCGTGGCCTACAACTTCGCCCGCAAGGGAGTGGTCGAGGTGGCCAAGGCTGACGGGGTGGATGAGGACTCCATCCTGGCGGCCGTCCTGGACGCGGGGGCTGAGGAGGTCGAGGACGCGGGCGACTCCTTCGAGATCTACTCCGAGCCGGGTGACATCGTCGCCGTGCGCACGGCCCTGACGCAGGCCGGGATGGACTACGACTCCGCAGAGGTCCAGTTCGTGGCCGGGACCAAGGTCGAGGTGGACCTGGAGGCCGCCCGCAAGGTGCTCCGGCTCGTTGACGCCCTGGAGGACTCCGACGACGTCCAGAACGTCTTTACCTCCGTCGATATCTCTGCCGAGGTCGCCGCCGAGCTCGACTCCGGCGAGGAGTAG
- a CDS encoding glycosyltransferase family 4 protein: MRVGIVCPYSFDAHGGVQVHVTDLAQELSRRGHDVSVLAPASEGTDLPEWVTSAGDALAIPYNGSVARLNFGAAVARRARRWLAAGDFDVLHIHEPITPSVGMLALQAATGPVVGTFHAAMDRSLARELVSPAAVPLLEKLSARIAVSEEARRTLIQHHGGDAVVIPNGVSIAPFAAAPRDDPRFRGTAQAPTIAFLGRLDEPRKGLPVLADAVPTVLEAFPGARFLVAGRGQAQEVRDRLARYGDSVSFLGGVSEEDKAALLASASCYVAPQTGGESFGIVLVEAMAAGTSVVASDITAFSDVLGAGRYGALFPCGDPQGLARAVITTLGDAEASAARREAAAAVVTRYDWQTVTDAVLDVYDMALSAAHTRVSLGPGSRTMLARLRGTWED, from the coding sequence ATGAGGGTCGGTATCGTGTGCCCCTACTCCTTCGACGCCCACGGCGGGGTGCAGGTCCATGTGACGGACCTGGCGCAGGAGCTGTCCAGGCGCGGTCACGACGTGTCCGTGCTGGCTCCGGCGAGCGAGGGCACCGATCTCCCAGAGTGGGTGACCAGTGCTGGCGACGCCCTGGCCATCCCTTACAACGGCTCCGTCGCCCGACTCAACTTCGGCGCGGCTGTCGCCCGACGGGCCAGGCGGTGGCTGGCGGCCGGGGACTTCGACGTCCTTCACATTCACGAGCCGATCACCCCGTCGGTGGGTATGCTGGCGCTGCAGGCCGCCACCGGCCCGGTGGTAGGAACCTTCCACGCGGCCATGGACCGCTCTCTGGCCCGCGAGCTGGTCTCACCTGCCGCCGTACCGCTGCTGGAGAAGCTCTCGGCGCGCATCGCCGTCTCCGAGGAGGCCCGCAGGACCCTCATCCAGCACCACGGCGGAGATGCCGTCGTCATCCCTAACGGGGTCAGTATTGCCCCTTTCGCCGCTGCCCCCAGGGACGATCCGCGCTTCCGGGGGACGGCCCAGGCTCCGACGATCGCCTTCCTGGGGCGCCTGGACGAGCCCCGCAAGGGACTGCCCGTGCTTGCTGACGCGGTGCCGACGGTCCTGGAGGCCTTTCCGGGTGCGCGCTTCCTGGTGGCTGGACGGGGACAGGCCCAGGAGGTGCGCGACCGCCTGGCCCGCTACGGGGACTCAGTGAGCTTCCTGGGAGGCGTCAGCGAGGAGGACAAGGCCGCCCTGCTCGCCTCGGCTTCGTGCTACGTGGCACCGCAGACAGGGGGGGAGTCCTTCGGGATCGTCCTGGTAGAGGCCATGGCGGCAGGTACGTCGGTGGTCGCCTCCGACATTACCGCCTTCTCCGACGTCCTGGGCGCAGGGCGCTACGGTGCTCTGTTCCCCTGCGGGGACCCGCAGGGCCTGGCCCGCGCCGTCATCACCACCCTGGGCGACGCCGAGGCTTCTGCCGCCCGTCGTGAGGCGGCGGCGGCCGTGGTCACACGCTACGACTGGCAGACGGTCACCGACGCCGTGCTCGACGTCTACGACATGGCCCTGTCTGCGGCTCACACGAGAGTGAGCCTGGGGCCGGGATCTCGTACCATGCTGGCGCGGCTGCGCGGTACGTGGGAGGACTGA
- the pdxS gene encoding pyridoxal 5'-phosphate synthase lyase subunit PdxS — protein sequence MNAAPASASSRAVRNDMIESLKGGVIMDVVTPEQARIAQDAGAVAVMALERVPADIRAQGGVARMSDPELVSAIIESVSVPVMAKARIGHFVEAQVLQSLGVDCVDESEVLTPADYSHHIDKRAFTVPFVCGATNLGEALRRVAEGAAMIRSKGEAGTGDVSNAVRHMRSIREEILRLAALPDEDLYLAAKELGAPYDLVAEVASTGRLPVTLFTAGGVATPADAAMMMQLGAEGVFVGSGIFKSGDPVRRARAIVQATTHFNDPAAVAEVSRGLGEAMVGTSAADLPAPHRLAERGW from the coding sequence ATGAACGCTGCACCTGCCTCTGCCAGCAGCCGAGCCGTCAGGAACGACATGATCGAGTCCCTCAAGGGCGGCGTCATTATGGACGTGGTCACCCCTGAGCAGGCGCGCATCGCCCAGGACGCCGGTGCTGTCGCTGTCATGGCTCTGGAGCGCGTCCCGGCTGACATCCGGGCGCAGGGTGGTGTGGCCCGCATGTCGGATCCCGAGCTCGTCAGCGCCATCATCGAGTCAGTCTCCGTCCCGGTCATGGCCAAGGCCCGTATCGGCCACTTCGTCGAGGCTCAGGTGCTGCAGTCTCTGGGAGTCGACTGCGTGGACGAGTCCGAGGTCCTGACCCCGGCGGACTACTCCCACCATATTGACAAGAGGGCATTCACGGTACCGTTCGTCTGCGGGGCGACCAACCTGGGAGAGGCGCTGCGCCGTGTTGCCGAAGGCGCTGCGATGATCCGCTCCAAGGGCGAGGCCGGGACGGGTGACGTCTCCAACGCGGTGAGGCACATGCGCTCCATCCGTGAGGAGATCCTCCGTCTGGCGGCCCTGCCTGACGAGGACCTCTACCTGGCAGCCAAGGAGCTGGGCGCGCCGTACGACCTAGTGGCTGAGGTCGCCTCGACCGGTCGTCTCCCTGTGACCCTGTTTACTGCAGGAGGAGTCGCGACCCCTGCTGACGCTGCCATGATGATGCAGTTGGGTGCCGAGGGCGTCTTTGTGGGCTCGGGTATCTTCAAGTCCGGTGACCCGGTCAGGCGCGCCCGCGCCATCGTGCAGGCGACGACCCACTTCAACGACCCTGCGGCTGTTGCCGAGGTGTCGCGAGGCCTGGGTGAGGCCATGGTCGGCACCAGCGCCGCAGACCTTCCTGCGCCGCACCGCCTGGCCGAGCGCGGCTGGTGA
- a CDS encoding PrsW family intramembrane metalloprotease, which produces MTVPPPSRSWAPRSGYRRPGADHPGLSGTPGAPAGSAGPGQAAGTGPPGWGRVPGSADGAAAPSLQAARWREVLYYVLALLGAAGLAGMLWMISRSASSAPDLVLVVLLAAVPLLVVLAVVFWIDRWEPEPARMLLVAFLWGAGVSTAVSLLVNSVFAAVVADATGDLQEAEGLAAVVSAPITEETAKGLGVLVIFLVWRRTFSGAVDGLVYAAVVAAGFAFAENILYFVANREDLLLVFVVRGLFSPFAHVTFTACTGVAIGVSARRRSRLAWVWWTPVGLVAAVVLHAFWNGVVTTAPQYYLLVEVPFFLACIGMVVWLRWAERMTMRRRLDDYGRAGWFSPQEVMMLTTGSGRSAGRRWARTRGPAATTAMSSFQKGAAELAQLRQQAVDGHADHDFADKERELLTRITSSRQVFLGVV; this is translated from the coding sequence ATGACAGTCCCTCCGCCTAGCCGGTCCTGGGCTCCCCGCAGCGGCTACCGGCGCCCTGGCGCAGACCATCCAGGCCTGTCAGGGACCCCGGGTGCTCCGGCGGGGAGCGCGGGTCCCGGGCAGGCTGCTGGCACCGGGCCCCCCGGGTGGGGGCGGGTGCCCGGCTCAGCCGACGGCGCCGCAGCACCCAGCCTCCAGGCCGCGCGGTGGCGCGAGGTGCTCTACTACGTCCTGGCCCTCCTGGGAGCAGCCGGGTTGGCAGGGATGCTGTGGATGATCTCCAGGTCCGCGTCAAGTGCTCCTGACCTGGTCCTGGTGGTGCTCCTGGCGGCAGTCCCCCTGCTCGTCGTGCTGGCCGTGGTCTTCTGGATCGACCGCTGGGAGCCTGAGCCTGCCAGGATGCTGCTGGTGGCCTTCTTGTGGGGCGCCGGAGTCTCGACGGCGGTCTCGCTGCTGGTCAACTCCGTGTTCGCGGCAGTTGTGGCTGACGCCACCGGAGACCTCCAGGAGGCCGAGGGGCTTGCTGCTGTTGTGTCCGCCCCGATCACGGAGGAGACGGCCAAGGGGCTCGGGGTGCTCGTCATCTTCCTGGTGTGGCGGCGTACCTTCAGCGGCGCCGTGGACGGGCTGGTCTACGCCGCCGTGGTGGCCGCAGGCTTCGCCTTTGCCGAGAACATCCTCTACTTTGTCGCCAACCGGGAGGACCTCCTCCTCGTCTTCGTGGTACGTGGCCTCTTCTCACCCTTCGCCCATGTGACCTTCACGGCGTGCACCGGGGTGGCGATCGGGGTCTCCGCCCGGAGACGGTCGAGGCTGGCGTGGGTGTGGTGGACCCCGGTGGGCCTGGTCGCCGCAGTCGTCCTCCACGCGTTCTGGAACGGGGTCGTCACCACCGCCCCCCAGTACTACCTTCTTGTCGAGGTTCCCTTCTTCCTGGCCTGCATCGGAATGGTGGTGTGGCTGCGCTGGGCGGAGCGCATGACGATGAGGCGTCGGCTGGACGACTACGGGCGTGCGGGATGGTTCTCCCCGCAGGAGGTCATGATGCTGACCACGGGGTCGGGGCGATCGGCGGGTCGCAGGTGGGCACGCACCCGAGGGCCTGCCGCGACCACCGCGATGAGCAGCTTTCAGAAGGGAGCGGCCGAGCTGGCCCAGCTGCGTCAGCAGGCGGTGGACGGGCACGCCGACCACGACTTTGCCGACAAGGAGCGTGAGCTCCTCACCCGGATCACCTCCAGTCGTCAGGTCTTCCTCGGGGTTGTGTGA